The Arcobacter porcinus sequence ATAGTAGTTTCTTAAAAATTCATCATAAACACAACCCTCTTTAAAAGTAAGAGTAACATTTGGTACATCTCTTTTTTTTGGTTCTAAAATTGCAATCTCCTCTTCAAACTTTTTTAAAACTTTTAGATTTTTATTTTTAGGTTCACCACTTATAAAAGCAATATCTACTTTATAATCAAGGATTAGTTCATAAATATCTTTCGTTGTTCCTGTAAAAAGTTCAAGCTGAGTATTTGGGAAGTCATTATGAAGTTTTAGCAAAAAAGGAGAAATTCTAACAGCTGCATTGCAATCTGTTGAACCAATTTTAAGAGAGTTCATGCTTTTTTCATTTTTTAAGCTTTTAATAGAGTTTTCCATTTTATGAACAATCTCTAAAGCTTGAGGATAAAATAGCTCTCCACTATTTGTCAAAATAACACCTTTTGGAACTCTATAAAATAGCTCTATATCAAGTATTTTTTCAAGTTGCTTTACTCTTGAAGTTACATTTGATTGTGAACATTTAAGCTCATTTGATGCAAGAGAGATACTTTTGTTATCTGCAACAGATATAAAAACTTTTAATAAATTCAAATCCATATCATTTTTCCTTATATCATCTATCATTATTGATTATTTGACATAGAATAATCCTTAGTGATATGATAACAAAAATTTGACTTAAGAGAGATGAGAGATGTTAAAGATTTTTGATAGAAATAACAATATTGCAATATTAATTGCTGGTATATTTTCCATTATAATT is a genomic window containing:
- a CDS encoding LysR family transcriptional regulator yields the protein MDLNLLKVFISVADNKSISLASNELKCSQSNVTSRVKQLEKILDIELFYRVPKGVILTNSGELFYPQALEIVHKMENSIKSLKNEKSMNSLKIGSTDCNAAVRISPFLLKLHNDFPNTQLELFTGTTKDIYELILDYKVDIAFISGEPKNKNLKVLKKFEEEIAILEPKKRDVPNVTLTFKEGCVYDEFLRNYYKEKNIYVEKSLSFGNLETILSCIKVGMGKSLLPLSLVKKMGYDKDIKITILPKIDANIPTCLVCRVDNIPEISDYLKEIDFD